Genomic segment of Mycobacteriales bacterium:
CCCGGCTCGGCGACGACCGGACGCTCCTCCGCGACTGCACGGTCCAAGAAGCTGCCGAACCCGTGGGATCCCAGGTCCGCCCAGGAGATGAGCCGACCGCGGTCCGTCCGGAGCAGGGAAACCACCGACTCGCACACGGCCGCCTCGACGGCGTCGAACGTGGTGGCGCCAGTGATGGCGCGGGCCACATCGATCAACGCCGGCAAGCGGTCGTCCACTGCAATGCCCCCCGCCGCTACGGGCAGCCGTCCGCCCCTGGCACCAGTCTGTCCGGCTCCGAGACGTTTGCAAAATAAGCGGCCGCCCAGCACCCTGGAACGGGTAGGTCCACATATGCCGGTGATCGGCGACCGCTGAGAAGTGCCGTTAGCCGCCCTGCGTGAGTCAACCCGGACCACACCTTGCTGCCGAACTCAACTGCTGCTGAGGGCCTCGCGCATGACTTGGCCGGGGTGGCCGCCGCGCGGCTCGATGAAGACGCCCTCCGCCTCGGCGAGGACCTCGCCGTCGAGCAGGCTGCGCCCCCAGGCGAGGATCTTGCGACCCTCGTGGGAGCGCACGCCGGCCTCGTAGTCGATGCGGGTGTTCAGAGGGGTACGACGCAGCAGCTTCACCGTCAGCGTCCCGGTCAGGCCGGCGATCCCTGACGCCGCCTGGGCCACTCCCAGCAGGTCGTCGAAGGCGGAGATGACGTAGCCGCCGTGGACGGTGTCGGGCGGTCCTTCGTACTGCTCGCCGTAGGTCGCGTGGCCGAAGGTGAGGGGCCCGTCGAACTCCAGCACCAGCGGCGCGGCCAGTGCGTTGGAACGGCCGGACAGCGGCGAGCGCTCGAACAGCGACGCGTCGTGGTCGGTGATGTGGAGGTTCTGGCCGCGCAGGTCGGGCAGGGCGGCGAGGGCCTCGCGGGCCGCCTGCAGCCGCTGCTCGACGTCGGTCAGTGCGGCCTCGTCGGCGGCCTCGACGTCGAGGTAGAGCAGGTCGCTCACCAGCCCGCGCAGCTCGTCGGCGAGGGCGTGCTTGCGTAGCCGTCGGGGGGACGGCTCGGGGTCGACCGGGAACCAGGCCCGGCCGACCTCGGCTGCTGCGGCGTCGAACGTCACCGTGCCGCGAGCAGTGCGCCGAGGTCCTCGAGCTGGCGCTGCGCACCGCCGAGCGAGAGCTCGACGACCTTGCCCATGAGGAACCAGCGGTGCAGCGGGTAGCTGACGTCGACGCCCAGACCGCCGTGCAGGTGCACCGCCTTGGACACCACGCGCTGCACGCCCTCGGCAGCCCAGAACGCCGCGATCGCGGTCTGCTCCGCGGCCGGCAGGCCCTGGTCGACGCGCCACGTCGCCTGCTGCGCGGTGAGGCGCATCGCCTCGACGTCGATCCAGCAGTCCGCCACCTGGTAGGTGATGGCCTGGAAGGTCGCGAGCGGCTTGCCGAACTGCTCGCGGGTGGAGACGTGGGCCGCCGCGATCTTCAGCGACTCCTCCGCGATGCCGACAGCGAGGGCGGCCTGCAGCAGGGCGAGCCGGGAGACCGCTGCGGTCACGGCCTCGGCACCGGTGGTCAGCGTCACGGCGGGGGCGCCGGTGAGGACGAGGGTGGCGTGCGGCTCCTGCGAGCTCACCCGCTCGTCGACGCGGTCGACCCCGGGGCCGCCGAGGTCGACCAGGGCGAGGACGTCGCCTGCGGCGACGACGGCGTGGGAGGCCTCGCGGGCCCACGCGATGGCCAGCTGGGTGCCGGAGACGGTGAGGGCGTCGCCCTCACCGGACGCAGTGAGGCCGGCGCCCCAGCCGTCGGCCTGCAGGGCGGGTACGACGATCGCGTCACCGGACAGGACGCGGCCGATGAGGTCGCCCTGCGCGGCGGTGAGCAGCGGCAGCGCGGCGAGGACGGGGACGAGCGGGACGCGGCCCGCGGCCCGGCCGCACTCCTCGGCGAGCACGGCCGCGACCGACAGCGGGAGGCCGGCGCCGCCGAGCTCCTCCGACACCGGCAGCGCCAGCAGGCCCGCCTCGGCGAGCTTGGCCCACAGCTGCTGGTCGAAGCCGGTCTGCGCGAGCTCGGGGTGCGTCGCTGTCGCGAACAGCTGGGTGGCGAGGCCGCGGACGTCGTCCTGCTCCTCGGTGGGGGTGAAGTCCATGGGTCGCTCTCCTAGCGCTTGCTGCGGGGCAGGCCGAGGGCGGTCTGCGCGAGGATCTCGCGCTGCACCTCGTTGGAACCGCCGCCGAAGGTCCGGACGGGGGCACTGCGGTAGGCCTTCTCGAGGACGCCCGCGAGCTCGGCGCCCGCGGAGCCCTTCTGCAGGAAGCCGGCGCGGCCGATGATCTCGAGCAGGCTGCGGTAGGACTCGATGTCGGTCTCCGAGCCGTAGACCTTGCCGCTGCTGGCGTCGGCCGGGGTGAGGGTGCCGACCTCGGTCTTCCAGGCCATCCGCCAGTTGAGGAGCTTCAGCGCCTCGAGGCGGGCGTAGACGCGGGCGAGCGCGGAGCGGACCCAGGGGACGTCGATGAGCCGGGTGCCGTCTGCGTTGGTCTCGTGGGAGGCCCAGGCCCGCACCGACTCGAACAGCTCGAGCGACCGGCCGCCCATGGCAGCGAGCGCGACCCGCTCGTGGTTGAGCTGGGAGGTGATGAGGCGCCAGCCCTCGTCGACCTCGCCGACGACCATCGACGCCGGGACGTGGATGTCCTCGTAGTAGGTCGCGGTCGTGACCTCGCCGCCGATCGTCACGATCGGTGTGGCGGTGAAGCCGGGGTCGGTCGTGTCGACCAGCAGGATCGAGATGCCCTTGTGCTTGGCGGCGTCGGGGTTGGTGCGGGCGGCCAGCCAGATGAAGTCGGCCGTCGCACCACCGGTCGTGTAGACCTTGTTGCCGTTGACGACGAACTCGTCGCCCTGGCGCTCCGCGCGGGTGCGCAGCGACGCGAGGTCGGTGCCGGAGCCGGGCTCGGTGTAGCCGATCGCCACGTCGAGCGAGCCGGCCAGGATCCGCGGCAGGAAGTAGTCCTTCTGCTCCTGGGAGCCGTTGCGCATCAGCGTCGGCCCGACGGTGTTGAGCGCGATCATCGGGACCGGGGCACCGGCGCGGGTCGCTTCGTCGAAGAACACGAACTGCTCGAGCACGGAGCGCCCCTGGCCGCCGTACTCCGTGGGCCAGCCGATGCCGAGCCAGCCGTCGGCGCCCATCTTCTGACGGATCTCACGGACCGTCTCGCCGCCGGCGTTGCTGCCCTCGGAGGCGATGGCCTCCCTGACGGCGGGGGTGAGCAGGCTGGCGAAGTAGGTCCGCAGCTGATCGCGCAGCTCGTGCTGGGCGGGGGTGTAGTCGAGGTACACGGGGCTCTCCAGAGCGACTAGAACGTGTTCTACATCTGAGTAGAGCAGTGGTGCGGCGGGCGGTCAAGCCGAAGCAGCCCGCACGTCTTCCTCGACGTGGCGCCGGCCGTAGAGCAGCAGGGCGCTGCCCAGCAGCACGGCCCAGACGGTCCACCTGAACGCGAAGCCCAGGTCACCGGTCTCCTCGCCGTCCACGGTGATCTGCCGGGTGTCCGCGATGAAGCCGATGAGGGGCGGCGTCAGCGCGGCGAAGAGGTTCGCGAACAGCTTCAGCAGGCCGAAGGCGGTGCCGCGCAGGTGCGGCCGCACCACCTCGGTCGTCATCGCGGTCAGAGCGGGCAGGGCGGCCACGATGAGGGCGACGGCCAGGACCTGCAGGGGCAGTCGCACGCCGTAGACGGGGATGCCGTCGTTGAACGACAGCAGCAGCAGGACCGTCCCGGCGGCGGTGGTGCAGGCGCCCAGCAGGAGGGCAGCGCCTTTGACCCGGCCCCTCAACCTGTCCGCCAGCACCCCACCGCCGAAGCCGCCGATGATGGCACCGACCAGGATCGCGCCGCCTGCCACGGCGGCCGCCTTCGAGGCGGAGAGCCCGGAAGCCCGCTGGTGGTAGGCGATGCCCCAGAAGCCCAGCGCGGCCAGGGACGCGGTCGTGATGGACGTCGCGAACAGCAGGGCCCGCAGGGAGGGGACGCGCAGGCACGCCATCAGGGACTGCCGGGTCGACAGCGGAGCGAGCACGGGGGAGGCCTGCGAGGGCAGCAGCGTCGGCGGCGCACCGGTCGCGGTGACGCTCGGCAGGTCGGAGGCGCCGCGCTCGGGCAGCGGGAGCCGGCGCACCATGACGGCCACGACCAGACCGGGCAGGGCGACGGCGAGCACCGCGACGCGCCAGCCGAACGCCTCGCCCAGCACGCCGCCGACCACCGCGCCCACGGCGACACCGGCCGTCGGGACGACGCGCTGCCAGCCGTAGGCGCGACCGCGTACCGCGGGCGGGTAGTAGTCGGCGACCAGGGACTGGGCTGCGGGGTCGTTGATGGCGTCGCCGACACCGAGCAGCGACCGCACGGCGAACAGCTGCGGGAAGGACCGCACTCCTGCCGACAGCGCGGTGGCCGCGGACCACAGGCACAGCACGATCGCCATGAGGGTGCGCCGGTCGCGGCGGTCGGCGAGCAAGCCGCCGGGGACGGCCACCAGGAGGGTCGCAACGACGATCGCGCTGGACAGCAGGCCGGCCTGGAAGTCCGAGAGGCCCAGGTCGTCCTTGACCAGCTCGATGACGCCGGGCAGGACACCCCGGTCGACCGCGTCGACGAGGCCGATGAGGCAGAGCACCACCAGCGGGCGGCGGCCGTAGGGACCCCACTTGCCCTTCGGGGCGGCCCCTTCGCCTGTCGCTGTCTCGGCCTCGAGGGTCACTCGCGGACCAGGTGGGGGAACAACCGCTGGGCGTGCTCGGCGGTGATGCGGAAGAAGGTCGCGGTGGCGGTCACGGTGGTCGTGCCGCCGACCCGGATCGAGCCCTCGAGCCGCACCTTGCGTTCGCCAGCGTCGACGACCCGCCCGTCGACCTCGAGCACGCAGTCGAGAGGTGTCGGCGCGACGTAGCGGACCTCGAGGCCGACGGTCATCCCGCCGACGCCGGCCGCGATCGCCGCCTCGCCGAAGACCTGGTCCATGACCATCGACAGCACGCCGCCGTGGACCAGACCAGGGGCACCCTCGTACGCCGTTCCGAAGCGGACGTGGCCGTGGACGCCGGCCGGCTCGCGGGCCGTCAGGACGACCGGGGCGGCCAGCGGGTTGCCCGTGCCGATGACGGCGTTGTAGGGCGAGGGTCGCGGGTCGGTGCGGTCCGGCGTCCACGGTCCGTGGCGCAGGTCGCGGCTGAGCAGCGCGGTGACGCCCTCGACGGCGTCGGCCGCCGCGAGCACGTCGTCGCGACCTACCTGGGTGCGGACCGCGACCTCGAGCAGGCCGCGCACGGCGTCGGCGAGGACGTCGGCGGAGTCGGTGAGGACGGTCGGCTCGGGGGTGCTCACCGCGCGCGCCTAGCGACCGGTGAAGTTCGGCGTGCGCTTCTCGGCGAAGGCCCGCGGGCCCTCCTTGGCGTCCTCGGTCATGAAGACGCGCATACCGATCTCGAGCTCGACCTTGAGCGCATCCTCCTCCGGCAGACCCTCGGTCTCCTGCAGCGACCGCTTGACCGCCTTCACCGCGAGCGGGCCGTTGGCGCAGATCGCCTGGGCGATCTCGTGGGCCTTGGCGAGCGCCTGGCCGTCGGGCACGACGTGGCCGATGAGGCCCATGTCCTTGGCCTCCTGGGCCGAGATGGTCCTGCCCGTGAGCAGCAGCTCGGCGGCGTTGGTGTAGGAGATCTGGCGACGCAGCCGCACCGTGGAGCCGCCGAGCGGGAAGAGACCGCGGCGGACCTCGGCGACGCCGAAGGTCGCCGACTCGCCCGCCACGCGGATGTCGGTGGCCTGCAGGATCTCGGTGCCCCCGGCGATCGCGGGGCCCTCGACCGCGGCGATGAGCGGCTTGGTGAGGCGGTAGTGGCGCAGCAGGGCGCGCCAGGCCATGCCGGCGTCGGACTTGAAGCGCTTGCCGTGCTCGTCGTCGGGTGCGGGGTCGCGGCCCATCGCCTTGAGGTCTGCGCCCGCGCAGAAGACCTCCGTCGACCCGGTGAGGATGACGACGCGGATGTCGTCGTCCTCATCGGCCTGGACCCAGGCGTCCGCCATGCGGGACAGCATGTTGGGGGTGAAGGAGTTCTTCGCCGCGGGGTTGTTGAAGGTGAGTGTCAGGACGTGTCCGGACTTCTCGACGAGCAGGTGCTCCTCGCTCACAGGTGGTGCCCTTCTCTCGTTACGGGAAGACGTCCTCGCCGGTCTCGGCGTCGACCGCGGAGATGGCCTCGACCGGGCAGCTCTCCATGGCCTCGCGCACCGCACCGGTCTCCTCGACCGGGTTCTTCAGAACGACCGACTTGCGTGCCGGTCCGCTGCCGAAGACGTCCGGCGCGTGGTTGCGGCAGTAGCCGGAGCTGATGCAGGTCGACTCGACCGTGACCTCGAGCTGCCGTGCCATGGTTCGCGTCCTCTCGCCGTGCCTGTGGTCGTCTCCGGGTGCGCCGGGACCGTAACAGCGCTGAGCCGATTCTGCTAGAACCTGTTCTCGTTATTGTGTCCCCGGGAGGCCACCGTGCGACTCGACACCCGGCTCGACGCCGACCTCACCGCCGTGCCCGGCGCGGTGCGACAGCTCGCCGACGCCGGCCTCGCCGGCGTCTTCACCTACGAGGGCCCGGGCGACGTGTTCCTGCCGCTCGGCGTCGCCGCCGCGACAGGGGTCCCGCTCGACCTCTACAGCAACGTGGCCATCGCGCTGCCCCGCTCGCCGATGCACCTCGCGCACCTCGCCCACGACCTGCAGCGGACCACCGGCGGGCGCTTCGCCCTCGGCCTCGGGTCGCAGGTGAAGCGCCACGTCGAGGACCGCTACGGCTCGGTGTGGGAGTCGCCGGTCGAGCAGCTGCGCGAGTGCGTGCTCGCGGTCAAGGCCATCCAGCGCTCGTGGGCGACGGGAGAGCCACTCGCCTTCGAGGGCCGCTGGACCCGTCA
This window contains:
- a CDS encoding acyl-CoA dehydrogenase family protein, encoding MDFTPTEEQDDVRGLATQLFATATHPELAQTGFDQQLWAKLAEAGLLALPVSEELGGAGLPLSVAAVLAEECGRAAGRVPLVPVLAALPLLTAAQGDLIGRVLSGDAIVVPALQADGWGAGLTASGEGDALTVSGTQLAIAWAREASHAVVAAGDVLALVDLGGPGVDRVDERVSSQEPHATLVLTGAPAVTLTTGAEAVTAAVSRLALLQAALAVGIAEESLKIAAAHVSTREQFGKPLATFQAITYQVADCWIDVEAMRLTAQQATWRVDQGLPAAEQTAIAAFWAAEGVQRVVSKAVHLHGGLGVDVSYPLHRWFLMGKVVELSLGGAQRQLEDLGALLAAR
- a CDS encoding acyl-CoA dehydrogenase family protein, whose amino-acid sequence is MYLDYTPAQHELRDQLRTYFASLLTPAVREAIASEGSNAGGETVREIRQKMGADGWLGIGWPTEYGGQGRSVLEQFVFFDEATRAGAPVPMIALNTVGPTLMRNGSQEQKDYFLPRILAGSLDVAIGYTEPGSGTDLASLRTRAERQGDEFVVNGNKVYTTGGATADFIWLAARTNPDAAKHKGISILLVDTTDPGFTATPIVTIGGEVTTATYYEDIHVPASMVVGEVDEGWRLITSQLNHERVALAAMGGRSLELFESVRAWASHETNADGTRLIDVPWVRSALARVYARLEALKLLNWRMAWKTEVGTLTPADASSGKVYGSETDIESYRSLLEIIGRAGFLQKGSAGAELAGVLEKAYRSAPVRTFGGGSNEVQREILAQTALGLPRSKR
- a CDS encoding MFS transporter — encoded protein: MTLEAETATGEGAAPKGKWGPYGRRPLVVLCLIGLVDAVDRGVLPGVIELVKDDLGLSDFQAGLLSSAIVVATLLVAVPGGLLADRRDRRTLMAIVLCLWSAATALSAGVRSFPQLFAVRSLLGVGDAINDPAAQSLVADYYPPAVRGRAYGWQRVVPTAGVAVGAVVGGVLGEAFGWRVAVLAVALPGLVVAVMVRRLPLPERGASDLPSVTATGAPPTLLPSQASPVLAPLSTRQSLMACLRVPSLRALLFATSITTASLAALGFWGIAYHQRASGLSASKAAAVAGGAILVGAIIGGFGGGVLADRLRGRVKGAALLLGACTTAAGTVLLLLSFNDGIPVYGVRLPLQVLAVALIVAALPALTAMTTEVVRPHLRGTAFGLLKLFANLFAALTPPLIGFIADTRQITVDGEETGDLGFAFRWTVWAVLLGSALLLYGRRHVEEDVRAASA
- a CDS encoding PaaI family thioesterase, giving the protein MSTPEPTVLTDSADVLADAVRGLLEVAVRTQVGRDDVLAAADAVEGVTALLSRDLRHGPWTPDRTDPRPSPYNAVIGTGNPLAAPVVLTAREPAGVHGHVRFGTAYEGAPGLVHGGVLSMVMDQVFGEAAIAAGVGGMTVGLEVRYVAPTPLDCVLEVDGRVVDAGERKVRLEGSIRVGGTTTVTATATFFRITAEHAQRLFPHLVRE
- a CDS encoding crotonase/enoyl-CoA hydratase family protein, with product MSEEHLLVEKSGHVLTLTFNNPAAKNSFTPNMLSRMADAWVQADEDDDIRVVILTGSTEVFCAGADLKAMGRDPAPDDEHGKRFKSDAGMAWRALLRHYRLTKPLIAAVEGPAIAGGTEILQATDIRVAGESATFGVAEVRRGLFPLGGSTVRLRRQISYTNAAELLLTGRTISAQEAKDMGLIGHVVPDGQALAKAHEIAQAICANGPLAVKAVKRSLQETEGLPEEDALKVELEIGMRVFMTEDAKEGPRAFAEKRTPNFTGR
- a CDS encoding ferredoxin, yielding MARQLEVTVESTCISSGYCRNHAPDVFGSGPARKSVVLKNPVEETGAVREAMESCPVEAISAVDAETGEDVFP